ATGCATTGCCTGTGGCTTCTGTGTCGGAATATGTCCCTGCGGTGTGTGGGAGATGGTTGAGAATATTTAAAATTTATAAATCAATTTCTGGCTACTAACTATCAGTTAGTAGCCTTTTTTATAAAATTGCTCAATCTAAAATGATTTCTGTTATCTTTTCTTTAGCTTTTACCACATTCCATTCAATCTTAGTATATAATTGATTATAATCTATCCATTGGGAGGAAAAAATGAGGAAAACGGAAAGTTTTACAAGAAGGGAATTTATAAAAGCTGCCGGGATAGGTGCTGCATTGGTTTTTGCTGGTAAATGGGGAATTCATTCAATAGCATGGGCTGGTTCAGATAAAAGAACGCTCAGGATGATTCTTGTTGATTACAGTAAATGCACAGGATGCAGAACCTGTGAGGCTGTATGCTCTTCATGGAATAATCCCGTAACAATTAATGGTGAAAAAATTCCAGGGCTTGGGAATCCAGTTTATTCAAACATAAAAGTTGTAAGTTTCAATCCAGATGTTGATGTCCCAAATGTGTGTGCCATGTGTCCTGATGCACCATGTGTAAATTCATGTCCTGTTGAGCCAGACCCTAAAACAGGAATAAAAGCTCTTTACAGAGATAAAAAAACTTTGACAATAAAAAATGACCCTGCCCGTTGCATAGGCTGTGGAAACTGTGCCCGAGCCTGTGCTGAACAGAGAAAAGGTGTTATAGAGCTTGACTCAAAAACAGGCAAACCAAGAGGAATCTGTACTCTTTGTAATGGTGACCCCCAATGTGTAAAACACTGCCCCTTTGATGCTCTTTCCTATGTTGAGGTTAATGAAAAACAAAAATTTTATGGACTATCACCAGAAAAAATTGCCTCTATACTGGCAAAACATTGGTATGACACGGATTTAGGAGGTGTTAAATGAAGATAAAAGGATATCACGGTAAAATACTGAAAATAGACCTTACAACAGGTAAAATTGAAAAAATAGCTCTCAAAGAGGAAGACCTTGTTAAATTTGTTGGTGGACGGGGTCTTGGGGTGAAACTACTCTGGGATAATCTAAAAAAACCAGGAGTTGATCCCCTTTCACCTGAAAATCCACTTATCTTTATGACAGGACCTTTTTCAGGCTTTTCAGTTCCTTCAGCCTCAAGAACATGTGTGGTTACAAAATCTCCAATAACATCACCTCTTCGCTCTCCCTATCCTCATGCATCTACAGTAACCTACTCAAATGTTGGAGGTTTCTTTGGTCCTGAGCTGAAAATGGCAGGCTATGATGGAATTATGATTACAGGAAAAGCAAATGAACTATGCTACATCGTCATAGAAGACGATAAGGTATATATTCGTGATGCAAAAAAATTTAAAGGTATGCGCACAGATGCTTTTGACAAGGCGTTCCTTAAAGAGCTTGGAGACAGAAGATTTAAAACTGTATATATCGGACCTGCAGGTGAAAATCTCGTTCGTTATGCAAGCATACTTCATACATCTGCCCGTGCTGCAGGAAGAGGTGGAGTGGGATGTGTGATGGGCTCAAAAAACTTAAAAGCAATAGCAGTAAAAGGTAGCATACAGCCTGATGTTGCCAATCATAAAAAATTTATCGCTATGGTTGAGAAAGCCCGATTAGCTCTTAAAAACTCTCCAAATACAAAAAACTGGAGGGATTACGGAACCGCTGGATATATTGTAAAAAGTAGTGATCAGGGTACAGAGACTGTTCGTAACTTCCGAGAGGGAACTTTCCCTGAAGCATACAAAATTGGTGCAGAAACTGCAAGAAGAGATGTATGGGTAAGAAACATTGCCTGTATGTACTGTCCTCTGGCATGTAAAAAAAGTGGACGTACAAAGGGTAAATATGGTGGAATTGTCCATGATGGACCAGAGTATGAAACAGGTACAATGCTTGGTTCAAATCTTTTGATATCTGATATGGCTGGCTTACTTAAGATAATCTACAATGTGGATGATCTCGGGCTTGATGCTATTTCAACTGGAGCAGTGATTGGCTTTCTCATGGAAGCCTATGAAAAAGGTATTATTGATCAGAAATTCCTTGACGGAATTGATCTTAAATGGGGAAGTGTAGACGCAACTCTTGCCATTATAGAAAAAATCGCATACAGGGATGGAGTTGGAGACCTTGCATCAAAGGGAGTAAAAGTGCTCTCTCAAAAAATAGGACAGGGAAGCGAAAAGTTTGCCATTCATGTTAAAGGTCTTGAACTTGCTGCTCACAATATTCAGGCAAATCCGCCAAGAGCTCTATGCTATGCCACAGCAAACAGGGGTGGATGCCATCTTAATGGAGACAGTGTAACCATGCAGAATTTCAGAGCAATGATTGACTCAACAGGAGTTTGTTTTTTTGCTGCCATGGATAGTGTTTATGAGGAACCATTGATTTCCCTTCTAAGTGCAATCACAGGAATTGATTATGATAAGGCTGAATTTTTAAAAGCCGGTGAAAGAGTTTTTAATCTTGAAAAGATGTTCAATTATCGTGAAGGATTCCGTCGTGAAGATGACTGGCTACCTGATAGATTTTTTGAAGATGCCTTTACCATAGGACCTAAAAAAGGTGCTGTACTTGATAGAGATAAATTCCGTGAAATTCTCACTCAATATTACAAAGAAAGAGGCTGGGATGCGCAAACCACAAAGCCTGCAGAGGCAAAACTAAAAGAGCTTGGTCTGGATAAGATTACTTAAAACTGCCGATAGAGAATTTATTTGTATAACCTCAGAAGCTTTTTTCGGTTTCTGAGGTTACTTCTCAAAAAAGGTTTTGTAAAAATTCCTTGCGCGATGGGAGTATTCTGTGTTTATTTTTTCTGCTTCATTGAGGATTTTTTTCCCGACTTTGACAGTTAAAAATTTAAAATCATTTATTTTCAATATGTTAGGGTGCACCTGTCCTGTTTACTCCACTACAACTTCTCTGAGGATTACTGGCGGGATTTTTACTCCTAAGGCTCTCAATATCTGATTACTCTCTCTGCAGCTGTCCTTGCATAAACCTCTGTTTTTTCCGTCCTTATCTTTATCGCTCTTACTCTGTCAAGTTCCTCAATCGCTTGCTCTGCCGTTATGTAAAGCCCTGCCTCTGTTAACTTCCTCTGTATTACTCTTAATACGTAAAAGCTTAAAAAACATAGCATTATATGTCCCTTTATCCTTCTTTCTGTCCAGTGATACACGGGTCTCAGGTCAAGACTGCTTTTCATGCATCTGAATGATTCCTCTATCTTGTATAGCATTTTGTATGCTCCAAGGACTTGCTCCTCTGTAAGATGGCTGTTGTTTGTTACATATCCAAAATATCCGTCCCATCGGGACTCCTGCTTTATTTTCTCTTTATCTATGGATACCTCTTTATGCTTTACTCTCAGGTATTTGCTGTAAGAGGGCTTTATAAGGCTTTTTTGACCTTGATTGAGTTTTCTCTTAAGCCAAGTTCATCCCTGTAGGAATGGACAAGCTGTAGATATGTTATTGGTTTGTGCTTTGAGCCACCTTTTACTCTTCGGATAAACATATTTGTGCTTCTAATTTAGATTACTACGATGGTAAAGTGCGATAAAGACAAATAATTTATGTTACTACAAAATGGAGAAAAATTATAAAGTTAAAAAATGAAAATGTAGAAAAATCAAAGAGTTAGGTTTTGTGGAAGGGGTAATTTTGAGCTTAAACTGTCAAAGTCAGGAAAAAAGTTTAAAACTTTTTGAATCTTATATCAGTTCACTAAAATAGCGAGAGAACCAAGAGGATGTTCATACTATTTTCCGTAAACTCTTTTAATTAAAAATTCTATCAGATCAGTTTGTTCTGAAGTATCAAGTTTTATTAATCTTTCCTCGGGAATTTCATCAGGTTGTTCAAACTTTTCCTTCTGGGCTAAATATATCTCCCAGCGAGCATCTGATATGTCCTCTGATTCCCGGCGTTTCATAAATCTTTCCTTAACAATGCTGTCTTCTGCAGTGCACCATATAAAGTAAACATCTGCAAAGTTAAGCTCCTTAAGCACAGCCTCTCTAAAGACTCTTTCACGAAAAGTGGCATCTAAAATTACGTCCCTGCCTATCATGAGACTTTCCCTCGCAAGCTCTATCATTTTTTTGTAAGTCTTTTCTGTGAATTCTTTACTGTAAATTCCCTTTTCAAAGGGCTCATAGTGATGCTCTGTTGGTGCGATTCCTACAAGGCTTTTACGAACTATGTCAGAGGGAATCCATTCAGCAAGTGTAAATTCACTTACTTTTCTTGCAAGGGTTGACTTGCCTGTTCCAGAAAGTCCGAAGACAACAAAAATCTTTGGCTTACCCTTAGCATAAAGATAGGCAAGGTCAAAGTATTTTTGTGCCTCTTTCAAAGCCTCTTTCCTCTTTTCTTCAGATAAAGCAGTATCTTCAGATGTAAAGCATCCGATTTTTCCCCTCACATAGGCACGATAGCATTTGTAAAAATTAAGAAGTTTCGGCAAATCCCTGTCACCTGATTTTTCGACATAGGTTTTAACAAAGTACTCTGAAAGCTCTCTGTAACCATGAAAATCTAAATCCATGCTTAAAAAAGCTATATCAGAGGCAACATCGCCACATCTGAATCTTTCATTAAACTCAATGCAGTCAAAGATGTAAACTTTTTTCAGGTTATCAAAGCATATATTTGCAGAGTAAAGGTCTCCATGTCCTTCACGGATAAAGCCTTCTTTAATGCGAGTTTCAAACAATGTCCTGCTTTCTCTTATAAAAGCCCTTGTCCAGTTGACAATCTCATTGTATCTCCATTTATTCAGGGCTCTTCCAACAAAACGCTCTGTCTGACTAAAGTTTTCTTCAGTATTAAAGGAAATGGTATCAATACTACCATGCTCATCAACTCCTCTGCCGGTTTTAGCCTTTTTATAAAAAGGAACGAGTAAATCAACAATTAAATCAATGTGTTTTTCTGTTAATGCTCGCTCTTTCAGGATTTTTTGCATCATCCCATTTTCTGGAAGTCTATTCATCTTTACAGCATACTCAACGATGTTTTCGCTGTTTTCCAACTTATAACCCTCAGAAGTCTGAGATATTGGGACAACGCCAAGATAAATATCAGGACAGAGCCTTCTGTTAAGCTCAACTTCCTTTTCACAGTAAAGCTTTCTTAGTTCAAGGGTTGTAAAGTCAAGAAAGCCAAAGTTCACAGGCTTTTTAATTTTGTAAACAGTCTCATCAACGACAAAAACATAGGAAATATGGGTCTGTATTACTGTTAATTCTTTTGGTTTTATGGGAAAAGACTCTTTTTTAAGCTCCTTAGCCCAGTTTATCATTCTTCTCCTATATAATGCATAAAGATATTCTACTTAAGATAACATACATTGAACACCTTCTATGCAGATTTTCTTTGCCAGTTTTGTAGCCTCTTCAATAAGATAGTCTTTCTCTTCCATGTTTTTTGTTTCCACATAAATACGAATTTTAGGTTCTGTGCCTGATGGCCTTATCATAATCCATGATAGATCATCAAATACAATTTTGATTCCGTCAATGTCTATGATATTAAGAATCTTTTTCTTCAGTTTTCCTATTTCAAATGAATCTCCTGCTTTAAAGTAATCTTTCAATGCATAGACATGCTTTTTCACATGAGGACCAAAGTTTTCACGGGATATCTCAAAACCTGTTCTATCAGAATAATATCTTCCATAAATAGATTCAATTTCTTCAAGATAGTCACTAAGATTCTTGCCTAATGTAGCCATCATTTCAAGGGCAAGTAAACAACCAAAGAGTGCATCTTTTTCAAGAGTGTGATTTTGTGCTGATATTCCATCAGACTCTTCAAATGCAACAACTGCCTTTTCCTTTGCCTCAGGCAACAGATAGGGTCTAAAATGTTTGAATCCTACTTTTGTCTCAACTACCTCAACTCCTAATTCTTTTGCAATGGCATTCACAAAATTGCTTGTTCCAACACTTTTTGCCACAATGCCTCTCAAACCTTTGTAACTGTAAAGATAATGAAATGCCATTGCACCAAAGTAATTCATAGGAATCTGTCTATTCATATCCGCAAAACGAACTCTGTCTGAGTCAGGATCAATTATGGCTGCAAATCCTAATGAGTCTCTCTTTAAATAGGATAAAGCAAGCCTTAAGTTTATCTCACTTGGTTCAGGAGAAAGACCTTCAAATAAAGGATCATTGTCTTTCCTTAAACATATAAAAGTTCCTGGCTTTAATGAAAGAATTCTTGCAAGTTTACCTCTACTTGTTCCATACATATGGTCAATTGCACAAATTGGCTTTTCAGTCTCTATGAAGTCTCTGATTTTTCCTAGATCAAGAAGTCCTCTTTTCTTAATGAAACCTATGTAGAGTTCTGTCAGATCTATTCTGTCAATCTTCTCTGGTTTTACACTCTTTACCTCTTTAGATGTTTTCATAATTTCATTTGCAAGTGTTTCAATCGGTTTCGTAAGCTCTTCTGGAGCTGGTCCTCCATCAGAAGGGTTTAATTTAAATCCTCCATAATTTGCTGGATTATGACTTGGTGTTAGATTAATTGAAGCTGCTGCACCAAGTTCAACAACTGCCGCTGAAAACTCAGGAGTTGAAGCTTCACCTGCATAGTAACATTTTATTCCTTCCGACTGAAGCAATCCTATTACTTCATAGGCAAAGTCTTTCCCAAGAATTCTCGTGTCATGTCCAACAATTACTCCTCTTTCTTTGAATTCATTAAAAGAGCTGACACCTATAGCATTTAAAATTTTGCTATCCTCACTTTTTACTGCCTCAATAATTGCTTTTGCGAGCACTCTTACATTCTGCATTGTAAAGTCAGAGCCTATTTCTCCACGCCAGCCAGATGTTCCAAAATGAATTTCTGCGGGCTCAGTATTTTCCTTTGCAAGTTTTTCTATCTCTATCAGAAGGTGTCTCTTATTCCCAGGATCTTTTAAAATTTCTCTCCATAGAAGGGATGCCTTCATAGAACACCTCCTTAGTTTTACTTCAATTATAAACATCTTTGCATGTCAAAGGCAAAATTTAATGGTATAATATGAAAAATATGGCGAAGGGGGACAGAAATGGCAAAAAAACTACAGGCAGAAGAAGTCTATAAAAAATGTGATGACAAAATATTTGATTTTGAAACAACTGAAGAATTGCCACCACTTACAGGAACAATTGGACAGGACAGAGCCATCGCATCCTTAGAATTCGGTTTAAATTTACCTGCAAAGGGTTTTAACATATATGCCCTTGGTGAACAGGGCACAGGAAAAATGCGGGCAATAAGAACACTTCTTTCTGAAAAAGCAAAACAGGAACCTGTGCCACCTGACTGGTGCTATGTATATAACTTTAAAAACCCTGATGCTCCAATTGCTATTAGTTTACCGGCTGGTAAGGCAGTAGAGTTTCAGAAAGACATGGAAAATCTTGTTAACACATTAAAAGTAGAAATTCCAAAGGCTTTTGAATCAAAAGAGTATGATAAACAAAGAAATAAAATTCTTGAAGATTTTCAGCAAAAGCAGAAGGAATGGTTTTCTGCGGTAGAAGAAGAAGCAAGAACAAAAGGCTTTGCAATTCGTAAAGCTCTTGCAGGGCTAATAATTGTTCCTATCAAGAGAGATGGAGAGCCTCTTACAGAAGAAGAGTTTCAGGCACTTGATCCCGATACAAGACAAAAAATTGATGAACTTGGCAAAATGCTTCAGGAAAAACTCGATGACGTAGTAAGAGCTGTTAAAGAAGCGGAAAAACTTGTAAAAGATATGCTCATAAGACTTGAACGTCAGATTGCACTTGATGTGATAGAGCAGCCAATTGAAGAGCTTAAGAAAAAATACTCTTTTAACGAAAAAATAGTACACTATCTTGAAGCTGTCAGGGAGGATATCCTAAATAATCTTCAGGATTTTAAAATTCAGGAAGAGGCTGTCCCACCTATGCCTCCTTTCATGAAAATTCAGAGGGAAGTTTCTTTTTCCAAATACAGCGTGAATGTTCTTGTCGATAATTCTTCAACTCAGGGAGCTCCGGTTATATATGAACCAAATCCTACATATCTCAACCTTTTTGGAAGAATTGAGTATAAAATTCAATATGGAATGGCAATTACTGATTTTACAATGATTAAACCTGGCTCTCTTCATAGGGCAAATGGAGGATATATTGTAATAGATGCTCTTTCACTCCTTAAAAATCTCTTTTCCTATGATGCATTAAAAAGAGCATTGAGAAGCAAAGAAATACGAATAGAAGATGTATGGGAACAATATAGACTTATAACCACAACCACTCTGAGACCAGAGCCAGTTCCATTGAATGTCAAGGTCATTTTAACTGGAACACCATTTCTTTATTACATACTTTACAACTATGATGAAGAATACAGAGAGCTTTTTAAAGTCAAGGCAGATTTTGATATAAGAATGCCAAGAACCGAAGAAAATATGAAAAAATATGCCCAGTTTATTGCACTCTGTCAAAAAGATGAAGGACTTCTTCCATTTCATAAATCGGCAGTTGCTAAAATTGTTGAATATGGCTCTAGACTGGCAGAACATCAGGAAAAGCTTTCAACTCAATTCAGCAGCATTGCAGACCTCATAAGAGAATCCCATTTTTGGGCCAAAAAAGATGGAAAAGATACAGTTTATGCTGAGCATGTAAATAAAGCCCTTGAACAGAAAATTTATAGATCAGCAAGTATAGAGGAAAAACTTAGAGAGTTAATTCTTGAGGATGTTTTGATTGTTGAAACATCTGGCAAAAAAGTTGGGCAGATTAACGGGCTTGCTGTTATTGACCTTGGTGATTATAGTTTCGGTAAACCCTCACGAATTACTGCAAGAACCTATCTTGGAAAGGCAGGAATTGTAAACATTGAAAGAGAAACAAAGATGTCTGGAAAGATTCATGAAAAGGCAGTTATGATTCTTTCAAGCTATCTATGGAGCAAATATGCAATTAAAAAACCAATAAGTCTGAGCGCATCTCTTACATTTGAACAGCTTTATGAGATGATAGAAGGTGACAGTGCTACCTGTGCTGAACTTTATGCACTTTTAAGTAGCATCGCTGAAATTCCTCTTAAACAAAACATTGCTGTTACAGGCTCTATGGATCAAAGAGGAGAGGTCCAGCCAGTCGGTGGAATAAATGAGAAAATTGAAGGATTTTTTGAACTTTGTAAAATCAGAGGACTTGATGGAACTCATGGAGTAATTATTCCAAGAAGAAATGTAAGACATCTTATGCTAAAGGAGGAAATTCAAAAAGCTATTAAAGAAGGTGCTTTCCATATCTATGCTATTGACTATGCAGAGGAAGGGCTTGAAATTCTTACAGATATGCCAGCAGGTGAACTTAAACCGGATGGAACATATCCAGAAGGCACTATAAACTATCTTGTCATGAAAAAGCTTGAAGAGATGTCAGAGTTGTTTAAGAAAAAAGAAAAAGATGAAGAAAAGAAGAATGAAAAATAAAACTTATTTAAAGACTTTAAAAATTAAAGAAACTAAAAAGAAAAAAATCAAAACAGTTGAGATTGCTGCACCAAGAGGAATTCCTGAATAATAGGAGAGAAAAATTCCTGCGTAGGATGATAAAAGAGAAAAAATAACTGATAAAATTACGGTGTTTCTTAGGGTTTTACAGAATTGCATTGCAGTCAGTGGAGGGATAATCATAAGAGCACCAATTAATAGAGCTCCCATTGTTTTTATTGAGATAGAAATTGAAAGAGCTACTGCAATGGCAAAGAGCATTTTAACAACAGTTGTATTAATTCCACAGGCATGAGCTATTTCTTCATCAATGCAAAGATTTAGCAATTTCTTATGATATTTAAATAAAAAACTCAAACAAACTAAAGCAGTGGCAATAATAAGGTAAACATCTTCATTTGTTACAGTAGAGAGACTTCCAAAAAGTATACTCATTATTGAACCAGTATTTTCAGCAAAAGTTATAAAAACTACTGAAAGGGCAACACCGGCATAAAGAAAAAATGAGAGAGAACCTTCTGCTGGAAGCCTGTCTCTTGACCTGAGCTGTTCAACAGAAATAGCCACCATAATGCTTAAGAAGATAAGCAAAATAAGAGAATTTATTTTAAAAAAAATACTTAATGCAATTGCTAAAAAACCAACATGAGCAAGAGTATCTGCAAAAAAGGCATATCTGCGCAATAGCAAAAAAACTCCAAAAATCGGAGCTAAAGGCGCTATAAAACTTATAACTATAAAAGCCCTTTTTATTATGTTTAACTCAAAAATCTCAAACATCTCTATGAAGAAAAACCGCCTGTTCAGGATATAACATCTTCATATATTCATCTTTGAGAATTCTCTGAGGCTCACCAAGACATACAACTTTTCTATTCAAACACATAATACAGTTTACTTCATGAGCAAAAGTTGCTATATCATGAGTTACTACAACTATTGTAATTCCAAAATTCTGATTAAGATCCTCAAGTATTTGAAAAACTTCATCCATTGAATAAGGGTCTATGTATGTAGTTGGCTCATCAAGTAGTAAAATTTTTGGTTGTAAGGCAATAGCTCTTGCAAGAAATGCCTTTTGTCGCTGACCACCAGAAAGTTCCCTCAGTGACTTCTTTTTTAAATGGGAAATCTTGAAAACATCCAGAGCCCAATCAATATGATGCTTTTTAATTCTTTCATATCCGCTTTTAACAAGTTCTTCTACGGTAATTGGAAATTCATATATGGTCTGGGATATTCTTTGAGGAAGATATCCTATAGTCTGTGATTTTAAATAATCCTGCGGTCTCATTCCATAGATCAATACTTCACCTTTATGAGGTTTTATTATACCCAGTATCAGTCTGAGCAAAGTCGTTTTCCCTGCTCCATTTGGTCCGATGATTCCAAGATAACATCTCTCAGGTATTTCAAGATTAATATCTTCAAGTACAAAAATGCTGTCAAATGAGTAATAAACATTTTTTAAAGTAATAGCACTTACTGGCATTTTAATGCAGTCTTTAAGGTTTTTAGATTTTCATGCATTGTATGAAAGTAATCAATCTTATTTTGGGGCAATGAAGTATGAAGAGTGTTAAATTTTAATATTTTTGCTCCTGTTTCTTCTGATAAGGCTTTAGCAATTTTATCTCCTTCAGGCTCAGAAATAATATAGTCGATTGAGTTTTTCTTCATAACCTCTTTAAGTTGTTTTATTTTTTTTAAAGAAGGCTCCTGTTCTGGTTCATGGACAATAAAGTAAGAGTAAAATCCATATCTTGCCTGAAGATAATTTAAGAATTCATGAGTAATTATTACATCTTTCAAGGCACAGTTTGATAACTCCTTTTTATAAAGATTATCAAGTTCCTTTAACTTTGCCTCATATATTGAAAAATTTTTTTCATAAAGCTCTTTTCTTTCAGGTGCAATCTGCTCAACTGCATTTTTTATAGCTTTTATCATTTCTGTAACCAATACCGGATCTAACCATATATGAGGGTCTATTTCATTTGATGAAGAGTATTTTCTAAATTGAATGCTATCCTGAAGCCTGACCAACTTTACTCCTTTTTGAGTAAATTCGTTTCTTATTTTATCAAGCCATCGGTCAATATCTGTATCTCCAAGATAAACTATCATGTCTGCGTTTGAAAGTTTTTGAATATCCTTTAGGGAAGGCTCAAAATTATGAGGATCAACTCCCTGAGGCATTAAACTCTCAACCTGAGCCTCTGGAATTATCCACTTTGTAAACTCTTCAAGAGGATAAAGACTTGTATAAACTAATATAGACTTTGAAGTTTTCTCAGGCTTTCCTGAACATGACAGTAAAAAAACTGTCACAGAGAAGATTAAAAAAAGGGAAATTATGAAGTTGAACCTTGAATCTTGAACGTTGAACTTTCTTTTCATGTATACCTCTACATTGAAAAAATGTCCTTTATCTTTTCTTTCAAACCCTTTGAAGTCTTTTTAATCTCTTCTCCAGATACCTTTGCAAACTCTTCAAGAAGTTCTCTCTGACGTTCATTGAGTTTCTTAGGTACATCAATATAAACAGTTACAATCTGGTCTCCTTTATGTGTACCCCCTACTCTTGGGAGTCCTTTGCCTTTGAGTTTAAACACTCTGCCTGAAGGAGTTCCTGGGGGTATCTCTATCTTTGCTTTACCATCAATCGTTGGAACTTCAATCTCTCCACCAAAAACTGCTCTCACAAATGAAATCGGAACTGAGCAATAAAGATTTATTCCTTCTCTTCTGAAGAACTCATGGTCCTTAACATCTACATAAATATAAAGATCACCTCTTGGACCTCCGAATTCACCTAGTTCTCCCTCACCTGTAACCTTTAATTTACTTCCTGATTCAACACCAGCTGGAATTTTAATTTTCAATTCCCTTTCTACCCTTACCTTACCTCTTCCAGAGCAATCAAAACAGGGATCTTTAATAATTTTTCCACTACCACCACATTTTGTACATGTTTTTGATACTGAGAAAAATCCCTGATTGTATCTGATATAGCCAGTGCCACCACAGGAGGAACATATAAGCGGTTCACTACCAGGTTTTATTCCGGAGCCACCACAGGTTTCGCATATTTCCCAGCGATAAAATCTGATATCTTTTTCAACTCCTTTAGCTACCTCTTCCAGCGTAATTGTAATATCATATCTTAAATCAGCACCCTTTTTGGGTCTATTTTTCGTGAATCCGAAACTCCCAAAAAATCCTTCAAATATATCTTCAAATATGTCTGTAAAGGTTGTATAACTCTCATATCCAAATCCTGAAGATACTCCTTCTGCTGTGCCATATCTATCATAGTTTGCTCTCTTTACAGGATCACTAAGACATGCGTAGGCTTCATTTATCTCTTTAAACTTTTCTTCAGCCTCTTTATTGCCTGGATTTAGATCGGGATGATACTGTCTTGCAAGGCGCCGGAACGCCTTTTTTATCTCTTCCTGAGAGGCGTCCCGGCTTACTCCAAGAATCTTGTAATAGTCTTTCATTTATTATCTTTATCCTCTA
The nucleotide sequence above comes from Thermodesulfovibrio aggregans. Encoded proteins:
- a CDS encoding Lon protease family protein — its product is MAKKLQAEEVYKKCDDKIFDFETTEELPPLTGTIGQDRAIASLEFGLNLPAKGFNIYALGEQGTGKMRAIRTLLSEKAKQEPVPPDWCYVYNFKNPDAPIAISLPAGKAVEFQKDMENLVNTLKVEIPKAFESKEYDKQRNKILEDFQQKQKEWFSAVEEEARTKGFAIRKALAGLIIVPIKRDGEPLTEEEFQALDPDTRQKIDELGKMLQEKLDDVVRAVKEAEKLVKDMLIRLERQIALDVIEQPIEELKKKYSFNEKIVHYLEAVREDILNNLQDFKIQEEAVPPMPPFMKIQREVSFSKYSVNVLVDNSSTQGAPVIYEPNPTYLNLFGRIEYKIQYGMAITDFTMIKPGSLHRANGGYIVIDALSLLKNLFSYDALKRALRSKEIRIEDVWEQYRLITTTTLRPEPVPLNVKVILTGTPFLYYILYNYDEEYRELFKVKADFDIRMPRTEENMKKYAQFIALCQKDEGLLPFHKSAVAKIVEYGSRLAEHQEKLSTQFSSIADLIRESHFWAKKDGKDTVYAEHVNKALEQKIYRSASIEEKLRELILEDVLIVETSGKKVGQINGLAVIDLGDYSFGKPSRITARTYLGKAGIVNIERETKMSGKIHEKAVMILSSYLWSKYAIKKPISLSASLTFEQLYEMIEGDSATCAELYALLSSIAEIPLKQNIAVTGSMDQRGEVQPVGGINEKIEGFFELCKIRGLDGTHGVIIPRRNVRHLMLKEEIQKAIKEGAFHIYAIDYAEEGLEILTDMPAGELKPDGTYPEGTINYLVMKKLEEMSELFKKKEKDEEKKNEK
- a CDS encoding metal ABC transporter permease, whose translation is MFEIFELNIIKRAFIVISFIAPLAPIFGVFLLLRRYAFFADTLAHVGFLAIALSIFFKINSLILLIFLSIMVAISVEQLRSRDRLPAEGSLSFFLYAGVALSVVFITFAENTGSIMSILFGSLSTVTNEDVYLIIATALVCLSFLFKYHKKLLNLCIDEEIAHACGINTTVVKMLFAIAVALSISISIKTMGALLIGALMIIPPLTAMQFCKTLRNTVILSVIFSLLSSYAGIFLSYYSGIPLGAAISTVLIFFFLVSLIFKVFK
- a CDS encoding metal ABC transporter ATP-binding protein; this translates as MPVSAITLKNVYYSFDSIFVLEDINLEIPERCYLGIIGPNGAGKTTLLRLILGIIKPHKGEVLIYGMRPQDYLKSQTIGYLPQRISQTIYEFPITVEELVKSGYERIKKHHIDWALDVFKISHLKKKSLRELSGGQRQKAFLARAIALQPKILLLDEPTTYIDPYSMDEVFQILEDLNQNFGITIVVVTHDIATFAHEVNCIMCLNRKVVCLGEPQRILKDEYMKMLYPEQAVFLHRDV
- a CDS encoding metal ABC transporter substrate-binding protein, translated to MKRKFNVQDSRFNFIISLFLIFSVTVFLLSCSGKPEKTSKSILVYTSLYPLEEFTKWIIPEAQVESLMPQGVDPHNFEPSLKDIQKLSNADMIVYLGDTDIDRWLDKIRNEFTQKGVKLVRLQDSIQFRKYSSSNEIDPHIWLDPVLVTEMIKAIKNAVEQIAPERKELYEKNFSIYEAKLKELDNLYKKELSNCALKDVIITHEFLNYLQARYGFYSYFIVHEPEQEPSLKKIKQLKEVMKKNSIDYIISEPEGDKIAKALSEETGAKILKFNTLHTSLPQNKIDYFHTMHENLKTLKTALKCQ
- the dnaJ gene encoding molecular chaperone DnaJ, with protein sequence MKDYYKILGVSRDASQEEIKKAFRRLARQYHPDLNPGNKEAEEKFKEINEAYACLSDPVKRANYDRYGTAEGVSSGFGYESYTTFTDIFEDIFEGFFGSFGFTKNRPKKGADLRYDITITLEEVAKGVEKDIRFYRWEICETCGGSGIKPGSEPLICSSCGGTGYIRYNQGFFSVSKTCTKCGGSGKIIKDPCFDCSGRGKVRVERELKIKIPAGVESGSKLKVTGEGELGEFGGPRGDLYIYVDVKDHEFFRREGINLYCSVPISFVRAVFGGEIEVPTIDGKAKIEIPPGTPSGRVFKLKGKGLPRVGGTHKGDQIVTVYIDVPKKLNERQRELLEEFAKVSGEEIKKTSKGLKEKIKDIFSM